agcttTCTCTCgatgacacatagaaacatagaaaataggtgcaggagtaggccattcggcccttcgagcctgcaccgccattcaatatgatcatggctgatcatccaactcagtatcccgtacctgccttctctccatacctcctgatccctttagtcacaagggccacatctaactccctcttaaatatagtcaatgaactggcctcaacacaCTGCCTTTCATCCTCCCTCAGCCCGTTACTTGGAAGCTCGCTGCCACTGACCTACGTCTCCTGTGTGTGGTCGTCTTCTGATGGAAAAGATCAAGACGGACAGCCAGAGTGTTGATGCGACGGGGTCCAGCACTGGGCTGGTGCTGGAACAGCCCCACCGGCCAGCCTGGAGCAGCAAGCTGCAGTACATCCTCGCCCAGGTGGGCTTCTCCGTGGGGCTGGGCAATGTCTGGAGGTTCCCCTACCTCTGCTACCAGAATGGGGGCAGTAAGTAGATCAACACGCAAGATGCTTTGCTGTCATgtgtcttacttgcagcagcacaagaaatatgtaaacatagtactaaagtactctgtaaacaccttaACCAAACTGtgttattgtatatatatatatatatgtgcgtatgtgtatatatatgtgtatatatgtgtgtatgtgtgtatatatgcgtgtatgtgtatgtatgtgtatatatgcgtgtatgtgtgtatatatgcgtgtatgtgtacatatgtgtgtatatatgcgtgtatgtgtatatatgtgtgtatatatgcgtgtatgtgtatatatgtgtatatatgcgtgtatgtgtgtatatatgcgtgtatgtgtacatatgtgtgtatatatgcatgtatgtgtatatatgtgtgtatatatgcgtgtatgggtatatatgtgtatatatgcgtgtatgtgtatatatgtgtgtatgtgtatatatgcgtgtatgtgtatatatgtgtgtatgtatgcgtgtatgtgtatatatgtatgtgtgtacatgcgtgtgtgtgtatatatgcatgtatgtgtatatatgtgagtatatatgcgtgtatgtgtatatatgtgtgtatgtgtatatatgcgtgtatgtatatatatgtgtgtatgtgtatatttgtgtgtatgtgtatagaccaatcagccaaagcattatgaccgcctgcctaatatgctgttggtcctccgtgtgccgccaaaacagcactGGCCCGCCGAGgcgtggactctacaagacccctgaaggtgtcctgtggtatctggcaccaaaacattagcagcagatccttcaagtcccgtaagttgcgaggtggagccaccgtggatcggacttgtccatccagcacatcccacagatgctcaatcggattgaggtcTGGTGAATTTGTAGGccggggcaacaccgtgaacacttcaccatgttcctcaaaccattccccaacaatgtgtgcagtgtggcagggcgcattatcctgctgaaagaggccactgccatcagggaataccattgccatgaaggggtgtacctggtctgcagcgatgtttaggtgggtgacacgtgtcaaattgacgtccacatgaatggccggacccagggtttcccagcagaacgttGCCCAGAGCTTCACACtcccttgtcgtcttcccacagtcggttcagaccagacgggatagccttcgttacccTCGTGCATCGAAgaacttgggcgcccaacaccctgtcgccggtttgtggtttgtccctcctcggaccactgtcggtaggtgctcaccactgctgactgggagcaccccacaagccttgccgtttcagagatgctctgacccaatcgtctggccataacaatttggcccttgtcatagTCGCTcagtcctgcccatttctcctgcatccaacacatcaacttcaagaactgactgttcacttgctgcctaatatatcccaccccttgacaggtgccattgtaacaagataatcaatgttattcactttgcctgtcagtggtcttgatgttttggctgattggtgtatatgcgtgtatgtgtatatatgtgtgtgtgtatatctatgcgtgtgtgtgagtatatgtatgcgtgtgtatatgtatacaccgcggcacggtagcgcagcggtagagttgctgctttacagcgaatgcagcgccggagactcaggttcgatcctgactacgggtgctgcactgtaaggagtttgtacgtgacctgcgtgggttttctccgagatcttcggtttcctcccacactccaaagacatacaggtatgtaggttaattggctgggtaaatgtaaaaattgtccctagtgggtgtaggatagtgttaatgtacggggatcactgggcggcacggacttggtgggccgaaaaggcctgtttccggctgtatatatatgatgatatgatatgatatatgtaggaaggaactgcagatgctggtttaagctgagatagatacagcgggacaggcaacatctttggagaaaaggaacatgtgacatttcgggtctgaggaatgtcccgacctgtaacgtcacccattccttttctccagagatgctgcctgactcacatcGTTGACTTTCTCCtcgtgactaagggtgctgtctgtgcagagtttatattgtctccccgtgaccgcgtgggctttccccaggtgctccggtttcctcccacactccaaagacgtgcaggtttgtaggttaattggcttcactaaagataatgataaactaaactaagatgggaggcgatttaagaggatgttgccaagactggaAAATGGGGGCTGAGAGGAAAGATGAGATTTTCTTGGGAACAGTGGAAGGCAAGCCCATTCTTAATTGAAGTACGTAAAATAAAGAGAGCTCTCCTATTAGGAAAGACCTAATTCCTTACATATAGATATAACACAACAATAGAAAAGCAAAGACAAAAACGATGCCCACAAGTCTGTGTAGGTCGGAGCTTAtatagaggttgtagtgtttaatagcccgatggttgttgagaagaagttgttcctgaacctggacgttacagttttcaggttccggtaccttcttcccggttccccgccttactcaccattcgcctgcggtgtgaaTTTCTCAAGTTTCGTTACATTTTAAAGgtgattaacttaataaactttaataaatgcggacTGGCGCCCATCCCAGCGTGCCCCGTGcccgaccttcctcccatggtgcagcgcggcagctgagggtcaaagaagatggccgcccttGCGGCtgttctcctgctgctggccgcccggggccgggatgAGTGGCCCCCTCTCAACCCTggtcggcaacgggtccacgggtcatcagttgggggagggttgccgtacccacaggagaagtttgggcccagcGGGACGTCTAGTATTCCATAAAGAGCTATGTCCACATGCCCTTTAAGCGTTGTCACAAACCATTGCACTATATTCCCAATACACCTAAAACGTGAGTGCTGAATCTTAGGTGGCTTTTTAGACTTGAGAAGTACACCTgggaaaaaggcctttcggcccaccgagtctacaccaatcagcgatcaccctgtacactagcactgtcctactcactagggacaatttactattatttttaccaaagccaattaacctataaacctgtgcatctttttggagtgtgggagggaactggagcacccggagaaaacccaggcggtcacggggagaacgtacaaactccatccagacagcacccgtagtcaggatcgaacctgggtctctggtgctggaaggcaacaactctgcctccAGAAAGAGTTCACAAATGCCCCTTGTCTGAAACGATGCTCCCTTGTCATCACACCTATTTAGTTGTAAAAGGGTTGAACTTCCCCACTGGAATCTCCCAGCACATTTCCCCACtttagggaagatagacacaagatgctggagtaactcagcgggtcaggcagcatctctggagagaaggaatgggtgacgtttctggtcgagacccaccgtcagactgagagtagggagagggaagctagaggtatggaaggctacaaagagaatgtaaggtgcgAAAACAGCAGAACAAAGCAGATGGcggtcaaggaaatgtggaatggttcattgttggaggTAACGAGGCAGAGAAAgagtaaaatgaatcaggaggcctagaagggtctcgccccgaaacatcacccattctctccagagatgctgcctgccccactgagttagttactccagcactttgggtgcaaaccagcatctgtagttccccattagaaacttacaaaattcttaagggttagatgcaggaagatagttcccgatgttggggaagtccagaacaaggggtcacagtttaaggataagggggaagtgttttaggaccgagacgagaacgttttttttcacacagagtggtgaatctgtggaattctctgccacagaaggtagttgaggccagttcattggctatatttaagagggagttagatgtggcccttgtggctaaagggatcggggggccaattaggaaaaggggagatgcaacgtgacctgggtgtcatggtgcaccagtcattgaaagcaagcgtgcaggtgcagcaggcagtgaaggaagcgaatggtatgttagcattcatagcaagaggatttgagtataggagcagggaggttctgctgcagttgtacagggcattggtgagaccgcacctggagtattgtgtacagttttggtctcctaatctgaggaaagacattcttgccttagagggagtacagagaaggttcaccagattgatccctgggatggcaggactttcatatgaggaaagactggatagactaggcttgtactcgctggaatttagaagactgaggggggatcttattgaaacatataaaattcttaaggggttggagaggctagatgcgggaagattgttcccgatgttggggaagtccagaaccaggggtcacagcttaaggataagggggaagtcttttaggaccgagatgagaaaacatttcttcacacagagagtggtgagtctgtggaattctctgccacagaaggtagttgaggccagttcattggctatatttaagagggagttagatgtggcccatgtggctaaagggatcagggggtatggagagaaggcaggtacgggatactgagttggatgatcagccatgatcatattgaatggcggtgcaggctcgaagggccgaatggcctactcctgcacctattttctatgtttctaacagtgtATCGCACTCCGTCAGTGCGATCGCCTTAATCTTACCCCTGTAGCCGGCTCGTCGCCAGGTACAGGagacaagatcgtcccgtcaacggaaggttcgaggcccccgaccgctggaggacaaagaagggagagattgaagtgttttttctccttctatcacagtgaggaatgtggaggagtcactgtggtggatgttcgtgtgaaaatgtattttgtctgttctgctgctttttattgttatgactgtacggcaaatgaaattcctcgtacgttgcaaaacatgcttggcCACTAAGGTATGTTTATGATGAAAGGCCCCTGGGTTCAGCGGGCCGTTGTGTGGGCACAGCTCTCTGTGCCAGTTGTACTTGCTGTGCGTGCTACCACCTGATGAACAACGTGTTGCCCTTGCAGGGGCGTTCCtgttcctctacctcctcctgctgGTGGTGATGGGCATCCCGCTGTTTTTCCTGGAGTTCGCCGCTGGGCAGAACATCCGGCAGGGCAGTATCGGAGTGTGGAAGCACATTGACCCCAGGCTGGCGGGCATTGGGTTTGCCAGTTGTTtggtgagtgggagagggggtggatggagaggCCGCAGGGCCGGGCacacagggggggtgggggggaagaggggggagatgggggggaggccAGGGTGCTCGCTGGCATCCATCACACCCATGTAGTTCTCACAGGGTCGAACGGCCCGactggaaggggagaggaagtggggtggtgtgtggggagaaaggggagggggagagagggtgtggggagaaaggggagggggagagagggggtgtggggggaggaaagggagggaaggggtgtggggggagaaaggtgagggggagagagggggtgtggggggaggaaagggaggggagaggggtatgggggagaaaggggaggaggaaagagtgggagagagaggtcaTGGGGGGAGAAAATGAGGGGtgttgtggggagagagggggaaggaaggggagggggaggggggggttgttaAAGGTGACCTAAAATTGGCGAATTCACAGAGGATTGACACAGTTGCGCCACCTCGCTTGTTGCCCCACAGGTCTGCACCTTTGTCTCTCTCTACTATAACATCATCATTGCCTGGAGTCTCTTCTACCTTGGCCACTCCTTCCAGTACCCACTGCCCTGGAAATCATGCCCCTCGCTGCCCAACAACACGGGGGTAGGTGGGTATCTACACTTTAAGTTCTGCTCCCCTGGCCTTCGGCCTCCCACCCTCCACGCCGGTAGTTTTCTCCTGTTGTCGTGACGTTTTCTTTGCCCGCTCTGTTCCGCAGTGCCCGAGTGCAGCGAGAGTTCTCCCACCACTTACTTCTGGTACCGCGAGGCCTTAAAAATCACCGGCTCCATCAGCGAGAGTGGGGGCTTGGATCCCACCATGACCGGCTGCCTGTCTGCTGCGTGGGTCATTGTTTGCCTTGcaatgatcaagggaataaagtcctcgggGAAGGTAAGGCACGATTCCCGTCCCTTTGTTTCTGGTTGGAGCTCCGGCTGGCTCCTACACTGAGGGTCTGAaacagggtcccgacccggaacgtcaccgattcctgttTCCCATCACTGAGTTAGATTCACGTGACACATCTGTTTAATCTTTGCTCTACCACCTCTCTATAGACACTAGTTCTGCCAAAATTGTTGTATTTCTAACGTTACTGTTAGAAAATTAATCACGGTggactagaagggtctcgacccgaaacgttacctattccttttctccagagatgctgcctgacccgctgagttactccagcctttttgtgtctatcctcggtctaaaccagcatctgcacttcctccccACACATCCTGCATTGGGGTGTCCGATCCCAGGTcaacgggttgagagggaaagatagatcagccccgaTTGAATggctggagtagacttgatgggctgaatggcctaattctgccccgcaGAACCTATGTGCTGATGAACGGAGGTTTAACGATCAGCTCTTCAATGGatagaggcagaagctgccggaagGTCCACAGTGTTGACACTTCACTGGAGTTGTAGATTATGGAGATAcatcgttgaaacaggcccttcggcccaccgagtctgtgccgaccagcgatcaccccgtacactagcacaatccgacacactggggaccataTTCAGTTATTTCCgaagccaaccaacctacaaacacTCTTGTGCACTGAGTGACTCAGTGGGGTCCACTATTGTACACTCTTGTGCACTGAGTGACTCAGTGGGGTCCACTATTGTACACTCTTTTAACTGTACTTTGGTCCACGTGACGATAATGTACCATGGAACCATTGAGTTGCTAACGTCCTGTTCATTTGCCCACAGGTCATGTACTTCAGTTCCGTCTTCCCCTACCTGATTCTTTTCTGCTTCCTTGTTCGAGGCCTCCTGCTGGAAGGGTCTGCGGATGGAATCCAATACATGTTCACTCCTAAGGTAAAGGGAGGGGACGAGGCAGAGCCAGAGGGAGGGGTTGCagattgagtttagaaggatagggaggggggaggggaggggggaggtgggggggggggcaacagacaacctcattgaaacgtaccgaatagtgaaaggcctggatagagtggatgtggagaggatgtttccactggtgggagagtctaggaccagacagaataaaaggccgtacctttagaaaggagatgaggaggaatttattttgtcggagggtggtgaatctgtggaattctttgccacaggaggctgtggaggccaagtcagtggatattctggcagattcttgattggtacgggtgtcaggggttatggggagaaggcaggagaatggggttgagagggaaagatagatcagccatgattggatagcagagtagacttgatgggccgaatggattgattctgctcctagaacctatgaccggGGGAGGGACTTCAGCCGGTAACACAGACCGCGGGCGGGTGACATGGTCGGACAGAGATTAGAGATGCAGAgagacagcactggaacaggcccttcggtccaccaagaccAGGCTGACCAcacatcacccgctcacactagttctacgttctcCCACTGCCTACAATCCAGAGGGCAATGTTACTGCGGCAAAATTAACCTACAgcggccaacatctcccagctacactcgtcccaccatcttatcccactttctcatccactcctcacaTATTCCCagtgatttacagaggccgattacactacaaatctgcacgtctttgggacgtggggggaAGCTACCCAATGGAAGCCCACGTAGTCacacagggcgaacgtacaaactccacacacacagcacccgaggtcaggatcgaaccgggggtctctggtgctgtgaggcagcggctctgccagctgtgccaccttgGCACCCAAGGGCTTTGCGCTGATACGGTGATGAGAGTTGTGTCACTGCCTCCTTCCCCGGACCTGTTCTGCTTTAATTCTCAGCTGGGTGAGATGTGTGGACACAAAGGGTGACCGAGGTGGGAGGGCACGGGCAGCACTTGAGATCACGAATGAACCTGGGCCTCCAACACGGTGAGGCAGCacgtctaccagctgcgccaccgtgccgtgatccTGTAAAGCGATCCTTGGCGTTGATCGCCACTGCCCGAGGTGCAGCGCGTT
This genomic window from Rhinoraja longicauda isolate Sanriku21f chromosome 40, sRhiLon1.1, whole genome shotgun sequence contains:
- the LOC144611398 gene encoding sodium-dependent neutral amino acid transporter SLC6A17-like, whose amino-acid sequence is MEKIKTDSQSVDATGSSTGLVLEQPHRPAWSSKLQYILAQVGFSVGLGNVWRFPYLCYQNGGRAFLFLYLLLLVVMGIPLFFLEFAAGQNIRQGSIGVWKHIDPRLAGIGFASCLVCTFVSLYYNIIIAWSLFYLGHSFQYPLPWKSCPSLPNNTGVVPECSESSPTTYFWYREALKITGSISESGGLDPTMTGCLSAAWVIVCLAMIKGIKSSGKVMYFSSVFPYLILFCFLVRGLLLEGSADGIQYMFTPKVEILLDVQVWRQAATQVFFALGLGFGSVIAYSSYNAHTNNCHFDAYLVSFINFFTSVFATLVVFAVLGFRANLLTHKCLQRYEA